GTTTGATCTGGGGGAAGCGGGCATCGTTGAGGCGGCGGCGTTCGCGGCGTTCGGTGCGCTCGTTGATCTCGGCCTCGAGGAGCGCGCCGAGGTAGGCGACCGGTGTTTGCTGCTCCCGTGTTGCCTCTGCGGCCAATGCGCGGAAGCGGCGGCGGACGGTCGGGAGCTTGAGCTCGATCGCGTGCGCGTCGATCAGCGCCTCCAACGCTGCGGTCTTCGCGTTCGTCGTCATTGGGCTGCTCCGATCAGCTCGTTGTACTCGGTGAGGTCGGGCGCCGGCCGGGCGTGGACGGCCAGCCGCGGCTCGAGCTGCTCGAGCGGCGGCGAGGGCTGGCCGGTTGCGTCTGCTCGGCGTGCGAGCACCGCGACGGCGCGGCCGTCGTGGGCGCCGGCGGCGAGCGCGCCCTGGACGGCGAGCTCGACCCGGCCGGGGTCATGCTCGCGGCTGAGCAGGAGTACGTCGACCATCTGCCGGGCGGCCTCCGAGCCGCCGTAGCGGACAGTCAGCGCGGCCCACAGCTCGTCGAAGCAGCCCGGCCAGCCGCCGCGTTCACGTTCCTGGCGCAGCGCCAGCGAGTGCTGGAGCCCGCCCGGCTTGCGCTCGAGTAGCTCGAGGTAGTGGTCGAGCGTCGCGCTGGTGCCGTACCGTCCCTGCAGCCGCTCGTGGCGCGCGACGACCGTGCCGCTGTGGCTGACCGTGATCTCGCGCGCGCCGATCCGGACGCTGACCCGCAGTCCCGCCAGGCGCACCGGGACCGAGTAGCGGTTCTGCCGCACCGTGACCAGCGACTTCGCATCCACCCGCGGCGTGGCTGTGTCCGCGGCGTCGAACGGGTCGGCCGGCAGAGGACGGAGCAGCGGCCGCTCCTGCGCCCACGCCTCCCCGACCGTGACCGCACGCCCGACGATCCGCCGGCGCAGGTCGGCTTCGCAGCCCGCGAGCAGGAGCGCGTTCAGCTCGGCCATCGTCGCGAACGCCGGGACGGGGACGAGATGGTTGCGGCGGAAGCGACCCACCTCTCCCTCCACGCCGCCCTTCTCGTGCGCCCCCTCGATCCCCGGCCTCGTGAACGCCGCGGCGTACAGGTAGTGGGAGCGGAGCGCGACGAAGCGGTCGCTCTCGACCCGGCGGCGTCCCCTCAGCACACGCTTCACGGCCGAGGTCGGGTTGTCGTAGCGGATCTGCTCGAACACGCCGCCGAACCAGTCGAACGCCTCGACGTGCAGCTCGAGGAACGCCTGCTGCGTCTCGACCAGCGAGGCTTGACAGAACGCCGCGCCCGAGAACGACGGACGCATGAAGAACAGATGAATCGTCGTGCGCACCCCGGCCAGGTCGACCTCGGCCTCGCCCCAGTCGACCTCCGCACCCACGCCCGGGTCGTGCACCTGCGGGATGAACACCTCCCCGACCGGCCAGCCCATCGCCCGCTTCCGCCCCCGCACGTAGTCGCGCACCGTCGTCTCGGCGACCTCGGCCCCGTGCTCGTCGACGAGCCGCCGCCAGATCCGCTTCGCCGTGTGACGCTGCTTCCGCGGCGCCTCCCGATCAGCCTCAAGCCACGCATCGATCAGCGGCCGATACGGCCCCAACCTCGGCGCCGGCCGACCCAACGGCGACCGCTTCGCCGGCGGCAACGGCGACGCGAGCGCCTGCCTCACCGCCCGCCGATGAACCCCATGCCGCTCCGCCAACGCCCGGATCGAAAGCCCCTCCCGGTCGCGGTCCCGCCTGATCTGCTCGAACTGCTCCATCCTCGACCACATCCCCACTGGCTCCTCCCGCTCGAGCTCGATGAGCCACGAACGCTTGGCCGCCGATCGGACGGAGGTGGGGCCAGTTGAAGCCGTCGCAGCGGGGCCACTTCAAACCGTCGCGCCGA
This Gaiella occulta DNA region includes the following protein-coding sequences:
- the istA gene encoding IS21 family transposase, which produces MWSRMEQFEQIRRDRDREGLSIRALAERHGVHRRAVRQALASPLPPAKRSPLGRPAPRLGPYRPLIDAWLEADREAPRKQRHTAKRIWRRLVDEHGAEVAETTVRDYVRGRKRAMGWPVGEVFIPQVHDPGVGAEVDWGEAEVDLAGVRTTIHLFFMRPSFSGAAFCQASLVETQQAFLELHVEAFDWFGGVFEQIRYDNPTSAVKRVLRGRRRVESDRFVALRSHYLYAAAFTRPGIEGAHEKGGVEGEVGRFRRNHLVPVPAFATMAELNALLLAGCEADLRRRIVGRAVTVGEAWAQERPLLRPLPADPFDAADTATPRVDAKSLVTVRQNRYSVPVRLAGLRVSVRIGAREITVSHSGTVVARHERLQGRYGTSATLDHYLELLERKPGGLQHSLALRQERERGGWPGCFDELWAALTVRYGGSEAARQMVDVLLLSREHDPGRVELAVQGALAAGAHDGRAVAVLARRADATGQPSPPLEQLEPRLAVHARPAPDLTEYNELIGAAQ